A window of Desulfatirhabdium butyrativorans DSM 18734 genomic DNA:
GTACCAACCAGAATTTCTTTAAAATCCTTCAAAGAGTTTGCAACGACGGCCTTTCCATGCAGTATTTTCAATAGATCGGGATCATCAATCATACCAATTCCGTTCTTGACGGATTTGGGAATGGCCCCGAACCGGACTTCCAAAACATTCACCACCGCCTCACGAAATGTCAGCAATGTCCCCTGCTGCATGCCTATCTCCTGCCCCTTTTTCATTCCCTGCCGTTCTACGGACGTAACGTATGGCATTTTCAAGTCCTTCTCATACCGATAAATCTCATCGGAAAAGCGTTCTTCCATGTCTTCCGGAAGCCTCAGTATCCAGTCTATGAACCGGAACAGCTCCAGGATATCCTCCCGCCGATATCCCCGCTGGTAAAGCATCTTAAACAGTGATGACTTCCATTTCAGCCGGTTGTCCATTTTAGCCAGACTTTAACCAGTTTATCAACGGTGCGGCGGCCTGTCGCGGCGTCAGGAAATATCTGCTGAAGTTCTTTGTCTAAAAATTCATGGCCCTTTGTCCAGTCTATCACCAGAAACATATCCGGGAAGAAAAACTCGATAAACTTCTCAAAATACCGCTCCAGTATCTCTTTCCACGGTGAGTCCGTATCCGCTTTTTTGCTATTTGATGGCATTTTTTTGCCCCTTGAGTTGGTTATGATGCCAGCACCCTCGTCTCTCCAACATTTTTTTCAAATTCCAGCAGAAAGTGCCTTGTTGACATGAACCGCGCCCCTTTCAGGCAGGTGTCGCCCAACCGACACCCCATATCCTGTTCATATCATACAGGATATCATGTGGTGGCGTAAAGTTTTCCCTGCGTTTCTCCGGGGATCATGTCACTTTTTGACCAGTGTCAGGATGGTTTTCTTCAGCTCGGTGAGGGAGACGGCAAAGTCCGTTTTTTCGGCATCTGACCAGGCCGATGGGTCAATGGCGGCAAGTTTCTCGTTCGTCTTATCAACCCAGTCTTTCAGATCGGATGGGGTTGTGGCGGGCCTGGATTTCTTTTGGCCCTTTTGCCCGCTTTCTTCCTTCGCCATCTTTTCCTTGAGCTTTTTCCATGCAGTCAGCATGCCCCGCGTTTGCTTCTTGCGTGCGATATTGATGAGCGCCTTTCGCGTCACCGCCGGGTTGCTTCGGCACTCATCCCGAATCTCCTGGGGAAGGCGGTTCAGCGATAGAATTTCGTTGACCGTGGTGCGGGCCTTGCCGATGATGACCCCCAACTGCTCCTGGGTGTAGGATTCCTCCTTCATGAGGCGATCCAGCGCCTCGGCTTCCTCCACGGACGTCAGGTCCTGCCGCAGCAGATTCTCCACCAGGGCGATTTCACCGGTGTTGCCATCCACCAGGATGGCGGGAATTTCCGTAAGCCCCGCCTTTTTGGCCGCTTCAAAGCGTCGCTCACCGGCCACGATGAAATGTGTCGGCGGTGTTTCGGGGGCAGATCCCGCCGGCGCGGGCGCCACGCGAAACAGGATGGGCGTCAGAACTCCATGTGCACGGATGGATGCGGCCAGGTCTTCCAGCGCCTGCGGGTCCATGAATTTCCGCGGCTGATTGGGGTCTGCCTGCAAGTCTTGCAGGGGGATTTGATAGAGCTGACCTTTTTCGTAATCCATGACAGTTTCCTTCAGGTGTAAATCCACATCAATATTCAGTAGGAAATAAATAATTTCCTGAATTGGTTCATTAGACTAACTCGGGTACGCCAAGGTATTTGTATAATCATGTTAAAAATTATCATTTGAAGAAGACTTTTAATGTGAATACCACCCGTTAACATTGGTCTCGCGCCCACAGAGAGCGGAACTCTATTAGCGGTTGCCCACTCAACTGATGCGGGAATCCATTTTCCCTTTTCAACCATATTTTTATAGCTGCAAAGTGGCTTCGTCAAAGAGTAAAAGCCATCCGAATAGGAAGTACGATATGAACCCATTATTTCGAAATTCCAGGGGCTCTCGCCATCTAAAAGCAACCTTAGCAAATAATCCCGATCCCAAATGCCGCAAACCGTAGAACGGTAAGGGGCACCCTTGGCACATACTCCAATCCAGGGATTTTCTGTAGGAACATCCGGCAACGGATTTGCCCAATAACGCATATATTTGGCATCCTTCTGATACACGAAGCTCACCATTTCAGTCAGCCTGACCTCATCAATTCGTGAAGCAAGATAAATATCATCCAAAATCACAAAGATTTTCTTGGATGGTATTTGTTCAAGTATTTTCCTGTAACTGGTTGACCAATCGATATCATCACCGGAGAGAATGGTTGTCACACCGGGTTCTTCGCACTTAGCCCAGTTTGATCCAAGATATATTGGCCAGTCCTTTACTGGGAAATGCCTTTTGAAACAATGGAAAAAGCCAGGCCAGAGATCAGCGTATTTATCACAAGATAATATAAGAACACCAACGGATAGTGTCATTAAAAACCTCTAAAGCTTTCTAAAATGAAATAGACCACAGCCATAGGAAAGAGACCGATACTGTTGCATATCAACATTTTCATAAAATAAGTCATTATCATCTATCACAGAAAACTCAATCAGATCGAATCCGTTGAATAATCGAACGATTTCCACAGGGTCAAAAATGCGATGCCCATTAAACTCGAGTCGTTGACGCCCTATTGGGACTCCAATATATACCCCCCCCCCAACGCAAACGACTCTCTTCATTTCTTTGATAGCCTTTAGATGGCCCAATGGATCAACCGCATCGCCATAACGACCCAACCCAAAGTGTTCTATGGCATGCAAACTAGAAAGCGACGCAATGGAATCGCTTGGTATTTGATTCATATCCATGCAATTTGTCTGAAGAAATTTTAGGTTTTCAACCTGTATTGGCAGCGGCCTGATATCCAGCATAACGATTTCACAAAATGGAAGACAATGCGCAATGAAGCCATCCAGCCTGCTACCGATATCATAGTGACATTTGACACCGGATTGATAAACTTTTCTTGCTCCCCAAATGTCCTGCCAGAAATAATGTCTCTCATGATTTCCAGCATTTTCGTAACGGTCAATAAGGCAAGGGAATGTGTTTTTCATACGAAGCGGAAATTCGCTATGAACAGATGAATCTATGTTCTTATATTTTATTAGATCAATGAGATAGCGATAAAATCCGAAAAATACTTTCCCTGAAATTAAATGCTTCATTGGATATAAAAATGGAAACAATGCATTGATGTATAAAAGGAAGGTTCTCATTGAATTCCTTTATTTCGCCTTGGGCTGACAACACTCTCATTAGATATGTGCTTTTCTGCTTTAATCAAATAGAATGCAGTTAATTCATTAAGGATCGGAACTCGATTCATAACTTCATTGAAAACTTTGAATTTCAGGCTGTAATTGTAAAGCATTGTAGGCAAAAAACCATATCTTTGAATTTGTTTTACAGACATCCCTGTAGTGTTTATCTGTTTAACCAGTGAAAATCTATTCACCATAAAATACTGCTTTGTACAATGAGCCTTAAATTGACCAATAAAAAAGAAAAATGAAGGAAACAATGGGTTTAGAGGATTGTTCTCCATGACAATCAACTGGCCGCCTACACAAAGGGCTTTTCTAATCGTATTTAAAACTTGGGGAGGGGAAGCACAATGATGAAGCATATTCACACACAGAATCACATCAAAACATGCATCATCAACATCGGAAAAATTATTCAACTCAGCATGAAAGTTGTTGATACCAAGTTGCTTCGCATATTGGTTCGCCTTTGAGATGGCAATATCCGAAATATCGTATCCGATAACTTCGTTAGCATATTTTGCTAATTGGAGGCCATTACGGCCCAATCCACAACCAAGGTCTAGAATACGCTTGCCCTTCAAATCACCTATAAATTCGAGTAATGTTGAAAATTCAATTGTAAGAGCTGTATTATCCGAAAGATTTATCTTTTCAAAGAATTGATCAAAATGGGCTTTCTGCGTATTTTCAAACACTTCATTATTCTGATTAGTCATTAATATAAACTTCCTTGTATCTTCGCTTCAAATGCGAATTCTACTTAAACAGCGATCTGGCCATCCCATGATCCTTGTTCAACGCAACATCCTATGAAGGACAATGCCTTTGTTTCAATCGGTGAGCCTGCTGTTGCCGCTTCTGAAATCTTCAGCAAACAAAAACACGCTGCAACAACGTCCGGAACATTCCGGTGGCTTTACGATAACCAGGTTTGCATCAAGCACTTGTTCAGGGGCAACGCCGGTGGCTATGGCTGGAAAATTGTTCAACGAA
This region includes:
- a CDS encoding ParB/RepB/Spo0J family partition protein; protein product: MDYEKGQLYQIPLQDLQADPNQPRKFMDPQALEDLAASIRAHGVLTPILFRVAPAPAGSAPETPPTHFIVAGERRFEAAKKAGLTEIPAILVDGNTGEIALVENLLRQDLTSVEEAEALDRLMKEESYTQEQLGVIIGKARTTVNEILSLNRLPQEIRDECRSNPAVTRKALINIARKKQTRGMLTAWKKLKEKMAKEESGQKGQKKSRPATTPSDLKDWVDKTNEKLAAIDPSAWSDAEKTDFAVSLTELKKTILTLVKK
- a CDS encoding DUF268 domain-containing protein — encoded protein: MRTFLLYINALFPFLYPMKHLISGKVFFGFYRYLIDLIKYKNIDSSVHSEFPLRMKNTFPCLIDRYENAGNHERHYFWQDIWGARKVYQSGVKCHYDIGSRLDGFIAHCLPFCEIVMLDIRPLPIQVENLKFLQTNCMDMNQIPSDSIASLSSLHAIEHFGLGRYGDAVDPLGHLKAIKEMKRVVCVGGGVYIGVPIGRQRLEFNGHRIFDPVEIVRLFNGFDLIEFSVIDDNDLFYENVDMQQYRSLSYGCGLFHFRKL
- a CDS encoding class I SAM-dependent methyltransferase; amino-acid sequence: MTNQNNEVFENTQKAHFDQFFEKINLSDNTALTIEFSTLLEFIGDLKGKRILDLGCGLGRNGLQLAKYANEVIGYDISDIAISKANQYAKQLGINNFHAELNNFSDVDDACFDVILCVNMLHHCASPPQVLNTIRKALCVGGQLIVMENNPLNPLFPSFFFFIGQFKAHCTKQYFMVNRFSLVKQINTTGMSVKQIQRYGFLPTMLYNYSLKFKVFNEVMNRVPILNELTAFYLIKAEKHISNESVVSPRRNKGIQ